From the Bacillota bacterium genome, the window CCTCCAATCCGTTCGGCCACCGCCTGCACCGCCCGGTCGGCGATGACCAGGGCGCTGCCCCCCAGGCCCCGCCGCCGCGCCAGGTGCTCCACCATCGCGCCGAGGCGTTCGATGAGGTTTCGCCCCACCACCAGCGGGTAGGCGTGCCCGGGACCGAGCACCCACGCTGCTGTGGGCGCGATCCGGTACCACTCCAGGGCCTCCAGCACCCGGTCCGCCACCTGCGAGGCCGCCTCGGGGCGCGCATCGACCCAGATCGGGGCGCAGGCGTACAGCCACTGGCGCCGCTTCCACAGGGCCCGGGCCCTGTCCAGAGGCCTGCCCTCATCCCCGGCCAGCAGCGGCCGCACCGGGCCGCCGTTCAGGGCCCGGCTCACGGCCTGCTCCACGGGGCAGAAGAGCCACACGACTTCGCCGCTCCGGGCAAGGAGCTCCCGCCCTTCGGGGCGCTCCACGATGCCGCCGCCCGTGGCCACCACCTGGGCGGGCCGCGAGGCGACCTCCCGGAGCGCCTGCTGTTCCAGCCGGCGGAAGCCTTCTTCGCCCTCTTCCTGAAAGATGCGCTCCACCGGCCGCCCGGCACGGGCCTCGATCTCCAGATCCAGGTCAACGAACGGCCGGCCCAGCCGTTCGGCCACCAGCCGCCCCACGGTACTCTTTCCCGAACCCATGAAGCCGGTGAGGTACAGATTGGCGCCGCTATCCAACGGGCCCGACCCCCGGCACGCCGCCGGCCCTTCCCCCGCCGGACGCCTCCAGGCCGCGGCGGTACGCCTCAACCGACCGGACAAGCTCGTCCACCGTATCGCCGCCGAACTTTTCCAGAAGCGCCTGCGCCAGCACCCACGCCATCATCGCCTCCCCGACCACGACGGCGCGGGGTACTGCACACGCATCGCTGCGCTCCACGGCCGCCTCGGCGGGCTCGTGGGTGCTCAGGTCCGCTGTGGCAAGAGGGCGCATCAGGGTGGACAGAGGCTTCATGGCCGCCCGCACCACCAGCGGCTGGCCGGTGGTAACCCCGCCTTCGAGACCCCCGGCCCTGTTCGACGGGCGGTAGAACCCCACCCGGTCAGGGCCGGCCGCCCACTGGCCCGGCGGGACCCGCCCGAACGCGATCGGATCGTGCACCTCCGAACCCGGCCGGTGCGCTGCGGAGAAGCCCTCCCCGATCTCCACGCCCTTCACCCCGGGAATGCTCATGAACGCCGCCGCAAGCTGCGCGTCCAGCCTCCGGTCCCAGTGGGTATAGCTACCCAGCCCGGGCATGACGCCGGCCGCCGCCACCTCGAAGATGCCCCCGAGCGTATCACCCCGCTCCCGAGCCTGGTCGATGGCGGCCACCATGGCCGAGGTGGCTTGCGGATCGGCGCACCGGACGGGAGAAGCCTCCGCCCGGTCGGCGAGTTCTCGAACATCCACCGCCGCGGCGGCTGCCAGGCCCGGCGCCTGCACCGGCCCGATGGCCACCACGTGACCGGCGATGGCGATGCCGACCGTTTCGAGGAGCCGCCGAGCCGCAGCGCCCGCCGCCACCCGGGCGGCGGTCTCCCGGGCCGATGCCCGTTCCAGCACGTTGCGCACGTCTTTGAAGCCGAACTTCAGCGCCCCGGCCAGGTCGGCGTGACCGGGGCGCGGGCGCGTCACCGGCCGGACGCGCCAGTCCCCTGCCGCCTCGCGCGCCATCCCGCTGGGATCCTCTGCCGGCGGGGCAGGATCCATGGCGGCGCGCCAGCGGGCGTAGTCCCGGTTTTCGATCACCATGGCGACGGGGCTTCCCAGCGTAAGGCCGTGACGCACGCCGGAGAGAATCCGCACGTGATCCTCCTCGATCTGCATGCGCCGGCCGCTTCCGTATCCGGCCTGGCGGCGCCGCAGCTCCCTGTCGATGGCTTCGGCCGGGAGCCGCAGGCCCGCGGGCAACCCGTCCACGATAACGACCAGCGCCGGCCCGTGCGACTCCCCTGCCGTCAGAAACCGGAGCACTCTCAATCACCCCGGCGGCGGCGCAGCCGGGCCTGGACCCTATCTGCCGGCAACAGGCCGCGGCGGCCCATCCACCGCAGGACGGCACGTTCGCCCACCCTCCAGATGCGGGTGAACGGGTGATCCCTGTCCCGCAGGGGATCCACCAGGATGGTGTACATGCCTGCCAGCTTGCCGCCCAGGATGTCGGTCCAGAGCTGGTCCCCGACCACGGCCACTTCTCCCGGCGTGCACCCCATCATTTTCGCAGCGTTGACGAAAAAGCGCGGCAGCGGCTTGAAGGCGCGCCCCGCCGCCGGAACGCCGAGGGCCGCTGCCGCAGCTGCCCGGCGATGCCTCCTGGCGTTCGACAGGATCGCCACGGCGAGCCCTGCGCGCCTGGCGCGTTCGACGAAGCGGTGCGCCTGCTCGGCGACCGGTTCACCCCAAGGCGTCAGCGTGTTGTCCACGTCGACGAGAAGGCAGCGGATGCCCCGCCGGACCAGGGCCTGAAGGTCTATGGCATCGGGGTTGTCCACCCAGAGGTCGGGCACCAGGAGAGCCCGGATGCCCCCTACCCGCCGGGCGGCGCGCTGCCGCTCCGCTGCTGCGCCGTTTTCGCCCATAGTGGCCTTATTATAGCATCGGCGCGGTCTTTTTCCGTCGCTTCCGGCTCCCCTATCCGTTGACGAGCTGGTGGTACAGCTTGGTGAGGGCTCGCTTTTCAATGCGGGAGACGTAGGAACGGGAGATGCCCAGATAGCGGGAAATGTCCCGCTGCGTCTTCCGCATCCCGTCAACGAGGCCGTAGCGCATCTGCAACACCCACTGCTCGCGGCGACTGAGCGTCCCGAGCGTCCGGCGGAGGCGGTCCTTCTCGACCTCCGCCTCCACCTGCTCGGTCACCGCCTCCGGGTCGGTTCCCAGCACGTCGATGAGGGTGACGTCATTGCCCTCGCCATCCGAGCCGATGGGGTCGTACAGCAGCGCTTCGCCCCGCGTCTTTCGGACCGACCGCAGGTACATCAGGATCTCGTTTTCGATGCACTTCGCCGCGTACGTGGCCAGACGGGTCTTGCGCGACGGGTCGAAGGTGTTGATAGCTTTGATGAGCCCGATGGTGCCGATGGAGATCAGGTCTTCCACGTCCTCGCCCGACGACTCGAACTTCTTGACCAGGTGGGCCACGAGCCGGAGGTTATGCTCGACCAGCGTGCTGCGGGCCTGCTGGTCGCCCGCCAGCATGGCGCTCACCAGACGCGCCTCTTCGTGTTCGCCAAGCGGCAAAGGGAAGGACCCTTCCCCGCCAACGTAGCCGGCAAGCCATATCACGTGGCGCAGCCACTGGGCGGCTACTTCCGCAAGCGTCAGGACGTACAAGCTCCGAACCCCCCAGAAAAAACAGCGGCCTCCCTATCCTATGGGAGGCCGGGGGAGTCGGTGCTGGTCCTCCAGAGCCATTTAGTTAGAAGGCCACACGCCGCCTGGCGCTCACGTGTTCCTGGAAGGTGCGGCTGAAGATGTGTGTGCCGTCGCCCCGCGCCACGAAGTACAGATACGGCGTGTCGGCCGGGCGCAGCGCTGCCTCCAGGGAGGCGAGGCCGGGGCTGGCGATGGGCGTGGGCGGGAGCCCCGGATAGCGGTAGGTGTTGTAGGGGGAATCGATGGAGAGGTGCTTCTGGTACAGCCTGCGCGGGGCGGGATCCAGGATGTACTTGAGGGTCGGATCCGCCTGCAGCGGCCGGCCCAGGCGCAGGCGATTGTGAAAGACGGAGGAGATCAGGGGGCGTTCCCCGTCCCGCATGGCTTCCTTTTCGATGATGGATGCCAGCGTCACGGCCTCGTGCAGCGTCAGGCCGCTACCCTCTTGAAGGCGCTCGTACACCGTCAGCGCCTTTTCCGCAAAGCGCGCCACCATCCTTCGGATGATGCTCTCCTCGCTCTGCCCCACCTCAACGCGGTAGGTGTCCGGGAAGAGATACCCCTCCAGGCTGCCGGGAGGCTTGGGCAGGGTTCGCTCCCCGGCGAACAGCCACCGGTCGTCGGATGCGAGGTCGATGAAACGCCGGGCGTCGGCCAGCCCCTTGCGCTCCAGCAGCGCCGCGACGTACCGGATCGTGGCGCCCTCCGGGATCGTCACCCGTTCCACTGCGACGCTGCCGCGGGAGAGGATGTGCAGCACGTCCTGCAGGTGCATGTCGGGCCGCAGGCGGTAGTAGCCGGCCTGAAGCCGTCCCTCCAGGCCTTCGAGTCGCGCCATTACCCCGAAGAGAAAGGACGACCGGATGAGGCCGCGCTCTTGCAGGATCTTCCCCACCGCGCTGGCCGACGCGCCGGGCGGCACCTCCACGATGAGGGGCGCCGCGAGCGGGCCGGTGTTGACCGGCAGCATCCACCACGCCGCGATCACCGCGGCCAGGCCCGCGACCACGGCGCCCGCGCCAAACAGCAGCCCGGCCGCGCGCCCCGCAGCAAGGGCCCGGCCTGCCGTCCCCGTCTGCACCCCACCACCCCCGTTTGACGGCGGCGGGCGGCCGCTTTAAGAGCGCCGGCCCGCCTTACCGAAAGCTAAAGGGTCCCCCGGTTGCCTTCTTCGTCGTCCTCGTCTTCCTCGTCGCCGGCCCAGTCGTCGTCCTCGTCTTCGTCGCCGGCGAAGCCGTCCTCGTCGTCCTCGTCGTCTTCGTCGTCTTCGTCCTCGTCCTCTTCGCCGTCCATCTCCTCCAGCGCCTGGACAACCCGGTCGAACTCGTCGTCGTCCTCGACGTTCACCAGGACTTCCTCGCCGTCGTCGTCGGTCTCGAGCCGGAAAACGTAAGCCCCTTCCTCCGGATCCTCCTCAGGCAGCAGAACCGCGTAGCGCTGCTGGTCGACCTCGACCACGTCTACCAGCGTAAACTCGTGCTCGTGGCCCTCGTCGTCCACCAGCGTGATGTGATCGTCGTCCTCCTCGCCGGCCGAGAACGGACCATGGCGCTCCTTTTCGTCCGCCACGTGGCACCCCATCCT encodes:
- the aroC gene encoding chorismate synthase — its product is MLRFLTAGESHGPALVVIVDGLPAGLRLPAEAIDRELRRRQAGYGSGRRMQIEEDHVRILSGVRHGLTLGSPVAMVIENRDYARWRAAMDPAPPAEDPSGMAREAAGDWRVRPVTRPRPGHADLAGALKFGFKDVRNVLERASARETAARVAAGAAARRLLETVGIAIAGHVVAIGPVQAPGLAAAAAVDVRELADRAEASPVRCADPQATSAMVAAIDQARERGDTLGGIFEVAAAGVMPGLGSYTHWDRRLDAQLAAAFMSIPGVKGVEIGEGFSAAHRPGSEVHDPIAFGRVPPGQWAAGPDRVGFYRPSNRAGGLEGGVTTGQPLVVRAAMKPLSTLMRPLATADLSTHEPAEAAVERSDACAVPRAVVVGEAMMAWVLAQALLEKFGGDTVDELVRSVEAYRRGLEASGGGRAGGVPGVGPVG
- a CDS encoding YqeG family HAD IIIA-type phosphatase, yielding MGENGAAAERQRAARRVGGIRALLVPDLWVDNPDAIDLQALVRRGIRCLLVDVDNTLTPWGEPVAEQAHRFVERARRAGLAVAILSNARRHRRAAAAAALGVPAAGRAFKPLPRFFVNAAKMMGCTPGEVAVVGDQLWTDILGGKLAGMYTILVDPLRDRDHPFTRIWRVGERAVLRWMGRRGLLPADRVQARLRRRRGD
- the sigK gene encoding RNA polymerase sporulation sigma factor SigK: MYVLTLAEVAAQWLRHVIWLAGYVGGEGSFPLPLGEHEEARLVSAMLAGDQQARSTLVEHNLRLVAHLVKKFESSGEDVEDLISIGTIGLIKAINTFDPSRKTRLATYAAKCIENEILMYLRSVRKTRGEALLYDPIGSDGEGNDVTLIDVLGTDPEAVTEQVEAEVEKDRLRRTLGTLSRREQWVLQMRYGLVDGMRKTQRDISRYLGISRSYVSRIEKRALTKLYHQLVNG
- the mltG gene encoding endolytic transglycosylase MltG; amino-acid sequence: MQTGTAGRALAAGRAAGLLFGAGAVVAGLAAVIAAWWMLPVNTGPLAAPLIVEVPPGASASAVGKILQERGLIRSSFLFGVMARLEGLEGRLQAGYYRLRPDMHLQDVLHILSRGSVAVERVTIPEGATIRYVAALLERKGLADARRFIDLASDDRWLFAGERTLPKPPGSLEGYLFPDTYRVEVGQSEESIIRRMVARFAEKALTVYERLQEGSGLTLHEAVTLASIIEKEAMRDGERPLISSVFHNRLRLGRPLQADPTLKYILDPAPRRLYQKHLSIDSPYNTYRYPGLPPTPIASPGLASLEAALRPADTPYLYFVARGDGTHIFSRTFQEHVSARRRVAF
- a CDS encoding DUF1292 domain-containing protein — its product is MADEKERHGPFSAGEEDDDHITLVDDEGHEHEFTLVDVVEVDQQRYAVLLPEEDPEEGAYVFRLETDDDGEEVLVNVEDDDEFDRVVQALEEMDGEEDEDEDDEDDEDDEDGFAGDEDEDDDWAGDEEDEDDEEGNRGTL